One Artemia franciscana chromosome 15, ASM3288406v1, whole genome shotgun sequence genomic window carries:
- the LOC136036565 gene encoding LOW QUALITY PROTEIN: choline-phosphate cytidylyltransferase A-like (The sequence of the model RefSeq protein was modified relative to this genomic sequence to represent the inferred CDS: inserted 1 base in 1 codon; substituted 1 base at 1 genomic stop codon) has protein sequence MGCKRKYSEINDSGDHTLIGAGSAPAPFSDGYEAKRERDKCDYSRRITFEEAISGRAARRIRVYADGIYDLFHPGHAKQFLQVKKAFPNVYLIVGICNVALTHSKKGLTVMNEEERYEAVRHCRYVDEIVKDAPWLLDEEYLGKHKIDFVTHDELPYTTXSGYDVYGHIKAMRMFIPTERTDGVSTSDLIARVEKNYDXNLRRGLVRKEMNVSFLNAKKFEIQEKFAMDICGKFTFI, from the exons ATGGGCTGCAAGAGAAAATACTCAGAAATCAACGACTCTGGTGACCATACTTTAATTGGGGCAGGATCAGCACCAGCACCATTCAGTGACGGTTATGAGgcaaagagagaaagagacaagtGTGACTATTCTAGAAGGATAACCTTCGAGGAAGCCATATCCGGTCGAGCGGCAAGAAGAATTCGCGTTTACGCTGATGGCATCTACGATTTGTTCCATCCAGGGCATGCTAAACAGTTTCTTCAAGTCAAAAAGGCTTTTCCTAATGTATACCTTATAGTTGGAATATGTAATGTTGCCCTAACACATTCGAAAAAGGGTTTAACCGTGATGAATGAAGAAGAGAGATACGAAGCAGTGAGGCACTGTCGATATGTCGATGAGATTGTTAAAGATGCCCCCTGGTTATTAGATGAAGAATACCTTGGAAAACACAAGATAGACTTTGTCACTCATGATGAGCTTCCATACACAACTTGAAGTGGTTATGATGTTTATGGGCATATCAAAGCCATGAGAATGTTTATTCCTACTGAAAGGACAGACGGTGTGTCCACTTCAGATTTAATAGCACGTGTCGAGAAAAATTATG GAAATTTACGGCGAGGATTGGTTAGGAAAGAAatgaatgtttcttttttaaatgccaagaaatttgaaattcaaGAGAAATTTGCAATGGATATATGTGGGAAGTTTACATTTATATAA